The segment GCCTGGCCGGCCGCAACCTTGGCAAGATCCGCCTTCAACTTTCGCGCTTCGCCCGCAAAAACGAGAGGCGGATAGGTGCGCAAGCTCTCCTCGACGCGGCGAAGCGCCTCCGGGTCGGGATAGTCGGGCACCTGCTGTACCGGCTTGGCGCGCCAGCTGTCAGGTGTCCAGGTGGTGGTCTGAGTGGCGGACATCGCCTCGGTTCCTGCCTTTACCTTGCGGGACCGCCGGTTCTAGCGCTTGCCGTCGGACGAATCCAGGGTCTTGGTGGGTGACCCCCACTACCTTCACTCGAAATACGTGCTCTTTCTCGGATTTTATGCAAAAATCTGTCGCGATAGTGGTTTTTCCCATCGCTTTGGCACAACGCTGCAGGTGCGGTTTAAGGCGGCCGGATGTTCGATGCTCTCCAGACTCTGGACGACGGAAGCCAACTGGCGCATCCGGTCTTGAAGAAAATCTACAGCTACTGGGCGCAGCGCTGCGCGGGGCGCTGGGCACCCTCGCGCGCCGACATCGATCCCGCCGATCTAGGTCCCCTGCTGCCGTACATCGCCTTGGTGGAGCCCTTGGACGGCGGTCGTGACTATCGGCTGCGATTGATGGGCGAGCATATTCTGCAGGGTTACCGCTTCGCGCCCGTGCCGCGTCTGCTGTCCGACATCAAAGACCAGACAGTGACGGACCTGATGCGCGCGCAGTACGAGCGACTGGCGCGAGAGCGCAAGGCCCTGAGGTTCGGACCCGAGTTCAGTCGAATGCCGGAACGCGAGCATGTCGTGACGGAACATATCGACCTGCCGCTCTCGAGCGACGGGCTTGAGATCGACATGATCCTGGCGGGAGCCGTGCTGCTTTCCGAACGCGACTGGACCGATCAGGCCGGCGCTTCTCCGGTGGCGTGAGTCGAACGGCGCTTCGCGATCTATCCGGGAGCGGCCTATTCCGCCGCGCGCGCCTCCTCCGGCTCCGGAACCGTCTCGCGCATGGTGACGAACTCCTCGGCCGCAGTCGGATGGATACCGATCGTTCGATCGAAATCGGCCTTCGTCGCGCCGGCTTTCAGGGCGATGCTGATGCCCTGAATGATCTCGGGGCTGTCCTGTCCAAGCATGTGGGCGCCGACGACCTTCTGGCTGTCGCGCGCCACCACCAGCTTCATGAGGGTCTTCTCGTCACGGTCGGTCATGCTGTGCTTCATCGGCGTGAAGCGGGAGCGGTAGATATCGACCGCGCCAAAGGTTTTACGCGCCTGCTCTTCGGTCAGGCCGACGGTCGCGAGGGGCGGTTGGCTGAAGACCGCCGTCGGGATGTCCGTGTAGTCGACCGCCGTGTCCAGGCCGCCGAAGAGATGGCGGGCAACCACCATGCCTTCCGCAAGCGCGACCGGCGTGAGTTGCATCCGGTCGATGACATCGCCGATCGCAAAGATCGAGGGTACCGAGGTCCGATAGAAACCGTCGACCTCGATGCCGCCGTTCCTGCCCAGAGCGACGCCCGCACTGTGCAGGCCCAACCCGGCAATGTTGGGGCGTCGGCCAATGGCATAGAGAACTTGATCGACCTCCAGCTTGTCGCCGCCCGAAAGGTGGGCCAGCAGACCGTTGGACGTCCTCTCGGTCTTGTCGATGATGGTGTGGAAGCGCAGATCGATGCCTTTCTTCTGCATCTCCTCGGCCAGGCCGTGGCGCAGATCGTCGTCGAAACCGCGCATGAAGAGGTTTCCACGGTAAAGCTGCGTCACTTGGCTGCCCAAACCGCCGAAGACCCCGGCGAACTCCACCGCGATATAGCCGCCGCCGGCAACCAGAACTCGTTCCGGCTGTTCTTCGAGATAGAAGACGTCGTCCGAGACGATACCCAGGTCCTGCCCGGGCTCGCTCGGGCGCGACGGCACGCCGCCGGTTGCGATCAGAATGTAGCGGGCCCGGATCTCCCGACCGGAGACGACGACGGTGTGGGCATCCTCGATAGCGGCCGTGCCTTCGACGATCTCGACGCCCGAGTTGATCAGGAGCCGCTCGTAGATGCCGTTGAGCCGCGCGATTTCGCTGTTCTTGTTGGCAATCAACTTGGACCAGTCGAAGCGGCGCTCGCCCACCGTCCAGCCATAGCCGGCGGCGTCCTCGAAATCTTCGGAGAAGTGACTGGCATAGACCATCAGCTTCTTCGGCACACAGCCGATGTTCACGCAGGTCCCGCCCAGATGGCGTTCCTCGGCAACGGCGACCTTGGCCCCGAAGCCGGCGGCGAAGCGCGCCGCGCGCACACCGCCGGATCCCGCACCGATGACAAAGAGATCGTAATCGTAGTCGTCCATGGCTCGCTCAAAGATCCTCTCGCCGTTGCGCCTGGATCTAGGTATCAGCAGCGCCGTTGCTACAGTCTGAAGATCGCAGCAGCCATGCCGCAAGGGCGCAGATCGCCGAACGACGGCGACGGTTACTCGGCCAGTTTCACCAGCACCTTGCCCCGATTGCTGCCGTCGAGCAGCGTCATCAGGGCGAGTGGCGCCCGCTCCAGGCCCTCGGTCACATCTTCGCGATACTGCAGCCGGCCCTCGCGATACCAAGCAGCCAGAGCCGTCACCGCCTCCTCGAGCCGGTCGAAATGATCAAGCACCAGGAAGCCGGTCATGGTCGCACGCTTGACCAGCATCTGGCGGCTGTACCTTGGGCCGACAGGCGGAGGACCGCTGGGAAGCGCCATGGTGCCGACGAGGACCACCCGCGCGCCGAGATTGATCTGACCCATGACCGCATCGGAGATCCAACCCGCGGTCATGTCGTAGTAGATATCGACGCCCGCCGGACAGGCGTCGGCCAGGGCCTCGGCGGTCTCGTAGTCCTTATAGTTCAGCGCCGCGTCGTAGCCGTAGCGGTCGAGGCAGTCGGCCACCTTCTCGGGGCTTCCGGTGATCCCGACCGTGCGGCAGCCAAGAATCCCGGCGATCTGCCCCACCAGCGCGCCGACCGCACCCGCGGCCGTCGAGACCACCACGGTCTCGCCGGGCTTCGGGCGGCCGACGTCGGACAGGCCCAGGTAGGCGGTCAGACCGGTCATGCCGAACAGGTGGAGGTTGGCCGACAGCGGCCCCTGCTCCGGATCCACGATCCGGTCGATGTCGCTGCCGTCGCTGATCGCCCAGTTCTGCCAGCCTTGGCGACCGAGAACGTAAACCCCAACGGGATAGTCGGGATGATCGCTCGCCTCGACCCGACCGAGGGTGAAGCTGCGCATGACGCCGCCCAGAGGCACCGGCTCGCTGTAGTTGGGACCTTCGGCGATCCAGCCGCGCATCGCGGGATCGCAGGACAGCCAGAGGACCCGGATCAGCACCTGGCCGGCACCAGCGGCCGGAGCCGGCGCCTCTTCCAGCCGGAAGCAGTCCGGCGCGACCCCCTTCGGGACCCGGACGCCGGGCGAGCACAAGACGACGATTGACTGGGCCTGGCATGGGCTCAGGCCGCCGCCAGAACGATGCTGTCCAGGTCCTTGGGCGCATGGGTCAGCACCTCGGGCACCTCGCCCACCACCACGGTGTCGTCGATCCGAAACCCCCCGAGACCGTAAAGATAGATCCCCGGTTCGGCGGAGTAGACCTCGCCCGCCATCAACGGTCGGTCGTTGAAGGCCATGTCCTCCGGATACTCATGGCCGATCAGTCCCATGCCATGTCCGGTGCGGTGGCGAATCTCGGCCCCGTAGCCGGCCGCCTCGATCTGCGTCCGTGCCGCATCCTCGATGGCGCGGACAGGATTGCCGGCCTGTGCCGCCGCGATCGCGGCCTCGTTGGCCGCCAGCGCGGCTTCGTAAGCCTTGACCTGTTCGTCGTTCGGCGTCCCGCAAAAGAAGGTGCGCTCGTTCTCGATCACCAGACCGTTGAGCCGAGGAATCACGATGTTGACGATGCCGTGACCTTCCTCAACGCGCAGGCCGGTCAGGGCACCGTTGCCGTGCGGCGAGGCCGAGGCGGGCCCGGTCAGGGTGTAGCCGCGCATTTCCAGATGCTCGCCCGGAAAGCGCTGAGCGGCCTCCTCGAAGATCTTCGCATGCATGGCGGCATCCAGTTCCTGAACCAGTCGGCCTGGGCGGATCGCGTCTCTGTAAAGCTCCTGCGCCCAATCGGAGAGCCGAGCGGCCTGGCGCATCAACGCGAGCTCTTCCGGATGCTTGACCAGACGGAGGTCGCGCAACTGCCCCGTGCGCGGCAATACCTCGATCCGCGGCAAGATCTGCGAAACCCGGGCAAGCGGGCCGGGCAGCGCATCGACCGCAATTCGCGCTTCCGCCAGACCCTTGTCGCGCAGCAGATCGGCGACGATCTGCGGCCAGTTGGTGACCAATCGCTTCGCATTGGAGCGCGAGCGGTGCTCGTCGTAGAAATGAGCCTCTTCCAACCAAAGCTGCCCCCGCGTGCCGGCCATCCGGAAATGATTGGTCGAGAGCTCGTTCAGCAGACAGAAGGGATCGCCGGCCCGCGGCACCACGACCAGGACGGGCCGTTCCCAGGTCTGGACGTCCAGATTGAAGTTGGTCGCAAACTGGACGAAATCAGCCGAGACGAACGCCAAAGCATCCAGGCCTTCCCGGTCCATCAGCGCGTTCATCCCAACGCGCCGATAGTCCCATACCGCCGTCGATAGAAAAGCCATCGCCTGTCGCTCCCTTAGTTTCGGCCAAGTCGTAGGCCTCTGGGACCGATGCTAAAGCGGGATTGGATCCGGGGAAATCGCGAAACGAGACCGCGATGCGCAACACGCCGCTTCAGGGCTGTACAGGCGGCTGCCGCCATGGGATCGGGGCGAAGCGGGTCGGCGAGTGAAAGCCAGTTCACGGTACGGCCCATTTTAACCTGATACCAAGACTGGTCTGTCCAAATACCCACCTTGGACTCCCTCTCTGCCGGCGCCAGCCGCCCGAATGCAAGATCAACGGCCCATTTCTTGATCAGAAAACCGTAGCGAGAACACTAAAAAGAAAATTTCAATTAATGATTTAACGCTTATTCTGTAAACGAATAGAAGAAAACTGTAAATTTAATTTATTTTGGTAAGCATTTTTACTGTAGGAATTTTCATTATCTTATATCAATTGTAAAGTTAGCTTGTCCGGGGGGAGAGCGGAGAATGAAGCCATCAAGGGGTTACATTTACGTCGCGACGGGAGAGGGCTATGTCGCTCTCGCGGCGCGATCCGCTCAACTGGCGAAGGCGCACAATCCGGAGATCGAAATCGATCTTTACACCGACAAAGCGTGCGAGTTTCCTCAATTCGATCAAGTACACCTGCTGGCCGATCCATGGCATCGATCAAAAATCGACGGGATGATCGCGACGCGTTTCGATCAAACCGTCTACATCGATGCGGACACCTTAGTACTTGCCGACATCAGCGACATCTTCGACGTGCTCGGCCGGTTCGACATGGCCATGGCCCACGATCAAGGCCGGAACGGCGATTGGGCGCAGACCCTTTGGCGCGAAGAGATCCCCCATGCATTTCCGCAGTTCAACTCGGGGGTTGTCGCTTTCAATAAGAGCGACGCGGTGATTTCCTTTTTGACCGAGTGGAAGACCGCAGTTCGGGAAACGAAAAGCCGCCAAGATCAAAACATTCTCAGGGAGATGGCCTGGCATAGCGATCTGCGATTCGGCGTTCTTCCCGAGGAGTACAACCTCATGTACTTCAGGGTCGTCGAGCGCTGGGGCGCGCCCCATGCCGCACCCCGTGTGATTCACAGCCCTCGCCTGCACCATCATTTCACGAGCACACGCCGCCGTACCGGGATTTCCGGCCTTGAAGAACTGGTTGGCCCGATGGCGTCGGAGAAAATCCAAGATATGATTCGCGCGGACCACTCCCTCGCCAAGCGCGCAGGCCGAAAAGCCGAACGGCCCTCGTCCAGGGTCATGCTTTGGCGTCGGAAAATCGAAATCGCACTCAAGGTCGTCAGATACTATGCAGGGCTTCGCAAGCTTTGAGCAAAAATACAGAAAACCTAAAATAGGTTGTGACTCTTATTTATGGAATTTAATATTTGCCTACATTCTCGTAACAGCGGAAACATTACAGTCGCCGCACCTTGATCAGAACATCAAGCATCGCGCGAATATAATTTAAACCGGCCAAGCGAGCCCGGAAGGCCGGCGGAATTCTGAAGAACCTGTCGGGAAACCTGGTGGGCGGTGCTGGGATTGAACCAGCGACCTCCTCGGTGTGAACGAGGCGCTCTCCCGCTGAGCTAACCGCCCGCCTGACGCCGCAGACCATGGCGGCAAACGATCGTTTCGCCGATCATCCAACCCAGTCTACGCGAAGGGTCGGACAGATATCTCCCGTCCTCCAGGCTGTCAAGCCACGCGGAAGTGCGGACGACAATCGAGGGTCCGCAGATCAGATCGCTCTCCCAGCACTGGCAGGATAGCCGGCTTTGACTATCTGTAGAAGGAGGTGGGGCACGGCCGGGGCGCAGAATTGCAGCCCGCTTGTTCATTGCGCGTAGAGCCCAGCACGGGGCGACATCGCGGTGGCTCAAGATATTGCGGAGACTGAGACCATGGAACCCTCCGACGCTCGCCCTTTTCCACTTGCCAAATCTCAGAGGACCGGATCTCTTCGGCGCGCGTCCTTCGCGCTGCTCGCGAGTGTGGGCACTCTCGTCTTGGGCGGATCGGCCCTGGCGCAACTGGAGCCCCCGGCCTTCCCCGAGCCCCTGCAGCCCGGGGCTATGGAGGCGACCTACCAGGTCTATTCCGGCGGGTTGAGGGCCCTGACGCTACAGCTGCGCTACGATGGATCCGTCGGTGAGCGCTACGATGCGCGGTTCCATGCCCGCAGCGACGGATTCCTCGCCAACTTCTTTAC is part of the Algihabitans albus genome and harbors:
- a CDS encoding putative nucleotide-diphospho-sugar transferase, translating into MKPSRGYIYVATGEGYVALAARSAQLAKAHNPEIEIDLYTDKACEFPQFDQVHLLADPWHRSKIDGMIATRFDQTVYIDADTLVLADISDIFDVLGRFDMAMAHDQGRNGDWAQTLWREEIPHAFPQFNSGVVAFNKSDAVISFLTEWKTAVRETKSRQDQNILREMAWHSDLRFGVLPEEYNLMYFRVVERWGAPHAAPRVIHSPRLHHHFTSTRRRTGISGLEELVGPMASEKIQDMIRADHSLAKRAGRKAERPSSRVMLWRRKIEIALKVVRYYAGLRKL
- a CDS encoding M24 family metallopeptidase codes for the protein MAFLSTAVWDYRRVGMNALMDREGLDALAFVSADFVQFATNFNLDVQTWERPVLVVVPRAGDPFCLLNELSTNHFRMAGTRGQLWLEEAHFYDEHRSRSNAKRLVTNWPQIVADLLRDKGLAEARIAVDALPGPLARVSQILPRIEVLPRTGQLRDLRLVKHPEELALMRQAARLSDWAQELYRDAIRPGRLVQELDAAMHAKIFEEAAQRFPGEHLEMRGYTLTGPASASPHGNGALTGLRVEEGHGIVNIVIPRLNGLVIENERTFFCGTPNDEQVKAYEAALAANEAAIAAAQAGNPVRAIEDAARTQIEAAGYGAEIRHRTGHGMGLIGHEYPEDMAFNDRPLMAGEVYSAEPGIYLYGLGGFRIDDTVVVGEVPEVLTHAPKDLDSIVLAAA
- a CDS encoding PAS domain-containing protein, with product MFDALQTLDDGSQLAHPVLKKIYSYWAQRCAGRWAPSRADIDPADLGPLLPYIALVEPLDGGRDYRLRLMGEHILQGYRFAPVPRLLSDIKDQTVTDLMRAQYERLARERKALRFGPEFSRMPEREHVVTEHIDLPLSSDGLEIDMILAGAVLLSERDWTDQAGASPVA
- a CDS encoding NADP-dependent oxidoreductase — encoded protein: MCSPGVRVPKGVAPDCFRLEEAPAPAAGAGQVLIRVLWLSCDPAMRGWIAEGPNYSEPVPLGGVMRSFTLGRVEASDHPDYPVGVYVLGRQGWQNWAISDGSDIDRIVDPEQGPLSANLHLFGMTGLTAYLGLSDVGRPKPGETVVVSTAAGAVGALVGQIAGILGCRTVGITGSPEKVADCLDRYGYDAALNYKDYETAEALADACPAGVDIYYDMTAGWISDAVMGQINLGARVVLVGTMALPSGPPPVGPRYSRQMLVKRATMTGFLVLDHFDRLEEAVTALAAWYREGRLQYREDVTEGLERAPLALMTLLDGSNRGKVLVKLAE
- the gorA gene encoding glutathione-disulfide reductase, which encodes MDDYDYDLFVIGAGSGGVRAARFAAGFGAKVAVAEERHLGGTCVNIGCVPKKLMVYASHFSEDFEDAAGYGWTVGERRFDWSKLIANKNSEIARLNGIYERLLINSGVEIVEGTAAIEDAHTVVVSGREIRARYILIATGGVPSRPSEPGQDLGIVSDDVFYLEEQPERVLVAGGGYIAVEFAGVFGGLGSQVTQLYRGNLFMRGFDDDLRHGLAEEMQKKGIDLRFHTIIDKTERTSNGLLAHLSGGDKLEVDQVLYAIGRRPNIAGLGLHSAGVALGRNGGIEVDGFYRTSVPSIFAIGDVIDRMQLTPVALAEGMVVARHLFGGLDTAVDYTDIPTAVFSQPPLATVGLTEEQARKTFGAVDIYRSRFTPMKHSMTDRDEKTLMKLVVARDSQKVVGAHMLGQDSPEIIQGISIALKAGATKADFDRTIGIHPTAAEEFVTMRETVPEPEEARAAE